One Azoarcus sp. DN11 DNA segment encodes these proteins:
- the rpe gene encoding ribulose-phosphate 3-epimerase: protein MYRIAPSLLSADFARLGEEVRNVITSGADWIHFDVMDNHYVPNLTIGPLVCEAIRPHTEAPIDVHLMVKPVDRIIPDFAKAGANVITFHPEASEHVHRTLALIRDHGCQAGLVFNPATPLHYLDHALDEIDIVLLMSVNPGFGGQKFIPGTLAKLRAARERLDAYEAASGRRILLEIDGGVKVDNIAEIAAAGADTFVAGSAVFGAGRDADPHRYDGVIAKLRAELAKVKQ, encoded by the coding sequence ATGTACCGAATCGCCCCCAGCCTGCTCTCCGCCGATTTCGCCCGCCTGGGCGAGGAGGTCCGCAACGTCATCACCTCCGGCGCGGACTGGATCCATTTCGATGTGATGGACAACCATTACGTGCCCAACCTCACGATCGGCCCGCTGGTGTGCGAGGCGATCCGGCCGCATACCGAGGCGCCGATCGACGTGCACCTGATGGTGAAGCCGGTCGACCGCATCATCCCCGACTTCGCCAAGGCGGGCGCGAACGTGATCACTTTCCACCCGGAAGCGTCCGAGCATGTCCATCGCACGCTCGCGCTGATCCGCGACCACGGCTGCCAGGCGGGTCTCGTGTTCAACCCGGCCACGCCGCTGCACTACCTCGACCATGCGCTCGACGAGATCGACATCGTGCTGCTGATGAGCGTGAACCCGGGCTTCGGCGGGCAGAAGTTCATTCCCGGCACGCTCGCCAAGCTGCGCGCGGCGCGCGAGCGGCTCGACGCGTACGAGGCGGCGAGCGGGCGCCGCATCCTGCTGGAGATCGACGGCGGCGTGAAGGTCGATAACATCGCCGAGATCGCCGCCGCGGGGGCCGACACCTTCGTCGCCGGCTCGGCGGTGTTCGGCGCCGGCCGCGACGCGGATCCCCACCGCTACGACGGCGTGATCGCCAAGCTGCGCGCGGAACTCGCCAAGGTGAAGCAGTGA
- the trpE gene encoding anthranilate synthase component I, which yields MLEQEFNALAAQGYNRIPVTLETFADLDTPLSIYLKLANEPYSYLLESVQGGERFGRYSMIGLAASTRIEVYGRSALLLTGNRLVERRDYGDPLNYVAEFMERIKVPPRDGLPRFAGGLVGCFGYDTVRYIEPRLAHAQKTDPVGTPDVLLLLSEEIAIVDNLSGKLTLIVYAEPEVPGAFKRAKKRLRELLARLREPVEIPADMHAEPQPAVSSFGEEAFKAAVNRAKQYIIEGDIMQVVLSQRMSKPYAASPMALYRAIRSLNPSPYMFYFNFEDFHVVGASPEILVRLDEDGQGKRVTVRPIAGTRPRGATPAEDEALEADLLADEKERAEHLQLLDLGRNDAGRVAATGSVRVTDQFTIERYSHVMHIVSNVEARLKDGLNALAVLRAAFPAGTVSGAPKLRAMEIIDELEPVKRGIYAGAAGYIGFHGDMDLAIAIRTAVIKDGHIHVQAGAGIVADSNPDSEWTETQNKARAMLRAAEMAESGLDTRID from the coding sequence ATGCTTGAGCAGGAATTCAACGCGCTGGCCGCGCAGGGCTACAACCGCATCCCGGTTACGCTCGAAACTTTCGCCGACCTCGACACGCCGCTGTCGATCTACCTGAAGCTCGCCAACGAACCGTATTCCTACCTGCTCGAATCGGTACAGGGCGGCGAGCGCTTCGGCCGCTACTCGATGATCGGGCTGGCGGCTTCGACGCGCATCGAGGTCTATGGCCGCTCTGCGCTGCTGCTGACCGGCAATCGCCTGGTCGAGCGGCGCGACTACGGCGATCCGCTGAACTACGTCGCCGAGTTCATGGAGCGCATCAAGGTGCCGCCGCGCGACGGCCTGCCGCGCTTCGCGGGCGGCCTGGTGGGCTGCTTCGGCTACGACACCGTGCGCTACATCGAGCCGCGCCTCGCGCACGCGCAGAAGACCGATCCGGTCGGCACGCCCGACGTCCTGCTGCTGCTGTCCGAGGAGATCGCGATCGTCGACAACCTCTCGGGCAAGCTCACGCTGATCGTGTATGCCGAGCCGGAAGTCCCGGGCGCCTTCAAGCGCGCGAAGAAGCGCCTGCGCGAACTCCTCGCGCGCCTGCGCGAGCCGGTCGAGATCCCGGCGGACATGCACGCCGAGCCGCAGCCGGCGGTGTCGAGTTTCGGCGAGGAGGCGTTCAAGGCCGCGGTGAACCGCGCCAAGCAGTACATCATCGAGGGCGACATCATGCAGGTCGTGCTGTCGCAGCGCATGAGCAAGCCCTATGCGGCGAGCCCGATGGCGCTGTACCGCGCGATCCGCTCGCTGAACCCCTCGCCCTACATGTTCTATTTCAACTTCGAGGACTTCCACGTCGTGGGCGCGTCCCCGGAAATCCTCGTGCGCCTCGACGAGGACGGGCAGGGCAAGCGCGTCACGGTGCGCCCGATCGCCGGCACCCGCCCGCGCGGTGCGACGCCGGCCGAAGACGAGGCGCTGGAGGCGGATCTCCTCGCCGACGAGAAGGAGCGCGCCGAACACCTGCAACTGCTGGACCTCGGACGCAACGACGCGGGCCGCGTCGCCGCGACCGGCAGCGTGCGGGTCACCGACCAGTTCACGATCGAGCGCTACTCGCACGTGATGCACATCGTCTCCAACGTCGAGGCGCGCCTCAAGGACGGGCTCAACGCGCTGGCGGTGCTGCGCGCGGCCTTCCCCGCCGGCACCGTGTCCGGAGCGCCGAAGCTGCGCGCGATGGAGATCATCGACGAACTCGAGCCGGTCAAGCGCGGCATCTATGCGGGGGCGGCAGGCTACATCGGCTTCCACGGCGACATGGACCTCGCGATCGCCATCCGCACCGCGGTGATCAAGGACGGTCACATCCACGTGCAGGCCGGTGCCGGCATCGTCGCCGACTCGAACCCCGATTCCGAATGGACCGAGACGCAGAACAAGGCGCGCGCGATGCTGCGTGCCGCGGAAATGGCGGAATCCGGGCTCGACACCCGCATCGACTGA
- a CDS encoding FHA domain-containing protein: MPKLILSMDGLVLKEIALDKERVSIGRKPNNDIQIDNLAISGQHALITTILDDAFLEDQNSTNGTYVNGQPVKKCVLHNNDVIELGKYRLKFLADAKRRPRGDRFEPSDELRASQEAPAATPAAAGETQMLPPDVMASVTAEAAFDDSRLGIIKVLSGPTAGRELPLAKAMTTLGKPGLQVAVISRRPQGYFITHAEGASFPQVNNQPIEAGAHPLRDGDIIEIAGVRMAFALQG, encoded by the coding sequence ATGCCAAAGCTGATCCTCAGCATGGACGGGCTGGTCCTCAAGGAAATCGCCCTCGACAAGGAGCGTGTTTCGATCGGACGCAAGCCGAACAACGACATCCAGATCGACAACCTCGCGATCAGCGGGCAGCACGCGCTGATCACGACCATCCTCGACGACGCTTTCCTCGAAGACCAGAACAGCACCAACGGCACCTACGTGAACGGCCAGCCGGTCAAGAAGTGCGTGCTGCATAACAACGACGTCATCGAACTGGGGAAGTACCGGCTCAAGTTTCTCGCCGACGCGAAGCGGCGCCCGCGGGGAGACCGCTTCGAGCCGTCGGACGAACTGCGCGCCTCGCAGGAGGCTCCTGCGGCAACGCCGGCGGCAGCAGGCGAGACCCAGATGCTGCCGCCGGATGTGATGGCCAGCGTCACCGCCGAGGCGGCGTTCGATGATTCGCGGCTCGGGATCATCAAGGTCCTGAGCGGTCCGACTGCCGGCCGCGAGCTCCCGCTTGCCAAGGCGATGACCACGCTGGGCAAGCCCGGCCTGCAGGTCGCGGTGATTTCCCGGCGCCCGCAGGGCTATTTCATCACCCACGCGGAAGGCGCCAGCTTTCCGCAGGTAAACAATCAGCCGATCGAGGCGGGGGCCCATCCGCTGCGCGACGGCGACATCATCGAGATCGCCGGGGTGCGCATGGCCTTTGCGCTGCAAGGCTGA
- a CDS encoding GspE/PulE family protein yields MSISSMQGKPGAGGEVAARLAFFKGLQAITARIHATKDIDEIVSELSTDLCALFSAERMSFFVVNHGGTHLLARVKTGRGVSPGARLPIDESSIAGHVALTREALNLRDVYDAEELAAISPDLRFRTLGDTLGGYRTRQMLCAPIIDPNSGTLHGVVEVVNSRGGEDFPPVATEGLLGLAQTLGVAFAQRSNAPAALRSRYEALLADGRIAAGEMDDATRIAHETGAHVEDVLVQKYGLTLPQIGDAAARFFNVAYEPFRSERVKQMDLLRNIKREYVVQNQWLPLEETNEGIVLLTYDPEQVRVSRVAENVFPRKRLAYRVTTCCEFEQTVDQYFEPSVENGSVDDLLHELTDDEQEGSVADDVSAAADNELVKLVNKIIIDAHRQGASDIHIEPRPGKEKTLIRFRKDGTLVPYIQVPASYRNPLVTRIKIMCDLDISERRKPQDGKIKFRKFAPLDIELRVATVPTAGGLEDVVMRLLGNSEPIRLDDLGVSLHNLERLKRMIAKPYGLFFVCGPTGAGKTTTLHSILGHINTPETKIWTAEDPVEITQKGLRQVQVNRKAGLDFATMMRSFLRADPDVIMVGEMRDLETVSVGIEASLTGHLVLSTLHTNSAPESVVRLLDMGMDPFNFGDALLGVLAQRLAKRLCKCKEAYRPEEGEVQQMLDEYCEDMAATPAFQADPVAARAAVRARLQAEHGGADGRFTLYRPVGCAECNGGYRGRVGLHELMVATSEAKRLIQERARVARLLVLALSEGMRTLRQDGIEKVFAGVTDMVQVRRVCVR; encoded by the coding sequence ATGTCCATCAGCTCTATGCAGGGAAAGCCCGGCGCCGGGGGGGAGGTCGCGGCGCGGCTGGCCTTTTTCAAGGGGCTGCAGGCGATCACGGCGCGCATCCACGCGACCAAGGATATCGACGAGATCGTGTCGGAGCTGTCGACCGATCTGTGTGCGCTGTTCAGTGCGGAGCGAATGTCCTTCTTCGTCGTCAACCACGGTGGCACGCATCTGCTGGCGCGCGTGAAGACCGGCCGCGGCGTGTCGCCCGGCGCGCGCCTGCCGATCGACGAGAGCAGCATCGCAGGCCATGTCGCGTTGACGCGCGAGGCGCTCAACCTGCGCGACGTCTATGACGCCGAAGAGCTCGCGGCGATCTCGCCGGACCTGCGCTTTCGCACCCTCGGTGATACCCTCGGCGGCTACCGTACGCGCCAGATGCTGTGCGCGCCGATCATCGATCCGAACAGCGGCACGCTGCACGGTGTCGTCGAGGTGGTCAACTCGCGGGGCGGAGAGGATTTTCCGCCCGTTGCGACGGAAGGCCTGCTGGGGCTCGCGCAGACGCTGGGGGTTGCGTTCGCGCAACGCAGCAATGCGCCGGCCGCGCTGCGTTCGCGCTACGAGGCGCTGCTCGCCGACGGGCGCATCGCCGCCGGCGAGATGGACGATGCGACGCGCATCGCGCACGAGACCGGCGCCCACGTCGAGGACGTTCTCGTCCAGAAGTACGGGCTGACGCTGCCGCAGATCGGCGACGCGGCAGCGCGCTTCTTCAACGTCGCGTACGAGCCTTTCCGCTCAGAGCGCGTCAAGCAGATGGACCTGCTGCGCAACATCAAGCGTGAGTACGTGGTGCAGAACCAGTGGCTACCGCTGGAGGAGACGAACGAGGGTATCGTCCTGCTCACTTACGATCCCGAGCAGGTGCGCGTGTCGCGCGTCGCCGAGAACGTGTTCCCAAGGAAGAGGCTCGCCTACCGTGTGACGACGTGCTGCGAGTTCGAGCAGACCGTCGACCAGTACTTCGAGCCGTCGGTCGAGAACGGCTCGGTCGACGACCTGCTGCACGAGCTGACGGACGACGAGCAGGAGGGGTCGGTGGCCGACGACGTCTCCGCGGCGGCCGACAACGAGCTCGTGAAGCTCGTGAACAAGATCATCATCGACGCCCATCGCCAGGGGGCCTCCGACATCCACATCGAGCCGCGTCCGGGCAAGGAAAAGACGCTGATCCGCTTCCGCAAGGACGGCACGCTCGTGCCCTACATCCAGGTCCCGGCGAGCTACCGCAATCCGCTCGTGACGCGCATCAAGATCATGTGCGACCTCGACATCTCCGAGCGCCGCAAGCCGCAGGACGGCAAGATCAAGTTCCGCAAGTTCGCGCCGCTGGACATCGAGCTGCGCGTCGCGACGGTGCCGACCGCGGGCGGGCTCGAGGACGTGGTGATGCGCCTGCTCGGCAACAGCGAGCCGATCAGGCTCGACGACCTCGGCGTCAGCCTGCACAACCTCGAGCGCCTCAAGCGCATGATCGCCAAGCCTTACGGCCTGTTCTTCGTGTGCGGCCCGACCGGCGCGGGCAAGACGACCACGCTGCATTCCATCCTCGGCCACATCAACACGCCCGAGACCAAGATCTGGACCGCCGAGGACCCGGTCGAGATCACGCAGAAGGGCCTGCGCCAGGTGCAGGTGAACCGCAAGGCGGGACTGGATTTCGCGACGATGATGCGCTCCTTCCTGCGCGCCGACCCCGACGTGATCATGGTCGGCGAGATGCGCGACCTGGAGACCGTGTCGGTCGGCATCGAGGCTTCGCTCACCGGCCATCTCGTGCTGTCGACGCTGCACACGAACAGCGCCCCGGAATCCGTCGTGCGCCTCCTCGACATGGGCATGGACCCGTTCAACTTCGGCGACGCGCTGCTCGGCGTGCTGGCGCAGCGTCTCGCCAAGCGGCTGTGCAAGTGCAAGGAAGCCTACCGCCCGGAGGAGGGCGAAGTGCAGCAGATGCTCGACGAGTACTGCGAGGACATGGCGGCGACCCCCGCCTTCCAGGCCGATCCGGTCGCGGCGCGGGCGGCGGTGCGGGCTCGCCTGCAGGCCGAACATGGCGGTGCGGACGGGCGCTTCACGCTCTACCGTCCGGTGGGGTGCGCGGAGTGCAACGGCGGCTACCGCGGGCGCGTCGGCCTGCATGAGCTGATGGTCGCCACCAGCGAGGCCAAGCGCTTGATCCAGGAGCGTGCGCGCGTCGCCCGGCTCCTCGTGCTCGCGCTGTCCGAAGGCATGCGCACGCTGCGCCAGGACGGTATCGAGAAGGTGTTTGCCGGCGTCACCGACATGGTGCAGGTGCGCAGGGTGTGCGTGCGCTAG
- a CDS encoding aminodeoxychorismate/anthranilate synthase component II — protein MLLMIDNYDSFTYNLVQYFGELGAQVKVYRNDEITLEQIALMKPEQLVVSPGPCTPAEAGISVPAIREFAGKIPLLGVCLGHQSIGAAFGGKIVHAKRLMHGKTSPVHHENLGVFKGLPNPVTCTRYHSLAIERESLPDCLAVTAWTDDGEIMGVRHKTLAVEGVQFHPESILTEHGHAMLRNFLEQSRAK, from the coding sequence ATGCTTCTGATGATCGACAACTACGACAGCTTCACCTACAACCTCGTGCAGTACTTCGGCGAGCTCGGTGCGCAGGTGAAGGTGTATCGCAACGACGAAATCACCCTCGAACAGATCGCGCTGATGAAGCCCGAACAGCTCGTGGTCTCGCCGGGCCCGTGCACGCCGGCCGAGGCCGGCATCTCGGTGCCGGCGATCCGCGAGTTCGCGGGGAAGATCCCCCTCCTCGGCGTGTGCCTCGGCCACCAGAGCATCGGCGCGGCCTTCGGCGGCAAGATCGTGCACGCCAAGCGCCTGATGCACGGCAAGACGTCGCCGGTGCATCACGAAAACCTCGGCGTGTTCAAGGGCCTGCCCAATCCGGTGACCTGCACGCGCTACCATTCGTTGGCGATCGAGCGCGAGAGCCTGCCCGATTGCCTGGCAGTGACGGCCTGGACCGACGACGGCGAGATCATGGGCGTGCGCCACAAGACACTCGCGGTCGAGGGCGTGCAGTTCCACCCCGAGTCCATCCTGACCGAGCACGGCCACGCGATGCTCCGGAATTTTCTCGAGCAGAGCCGCGCCAAATGA
- a CDS encoding PP2C family serine/threonine-protein phosphatase produces MSASSPGRFEFCSRSDVGQVRKRNEDSLAVCEERGWAVLADGMGGYRGGDVASRLAVEATLQRLERELAEPDACVPERAAAVLEAAAHDANAGIRARAVRDPNLSGMGSTLVAAVFLADCVVVTHVGDSRMYRLRDAGLEQLTRDHTMLQELLDAGIMTPEEAARSQFRGLLTRGLGVSALVLPDPGTHSARAGDLFLLCSDGLTDMLDDDVITQALRPAAGMQAPLEAAADRLVALANERGGRDNISVILARMAA; encoded by the coding sequence ATGTCCGCCTCGTCTCCAGGCCGGTTCGAATTCTGCTCGCGCAGCGATGTGGGGCAGGTGCGCAAACGCAACGAGGATTCGCTCGCGGTGTGCGAGGAGCGCGGCTGGGCCGTGCTGGCCGATGGCATGGGCGGCTATCGCGGCGGAGACGTCGCCTCGCGCCTTGCCGTGGAAGCCACCCTGCAGCGCCTCGAGCGCGAACTGGCCGAGCCGGATGCCTGCGTGCCCGAACGGGCCGCGGCCGTGCTGGAGGCCGCCGCACACGACGCCAATGCCGGCATCCGCGCGCGGGCGGTGCGCGACCCGAATCTCTCGGGCATGGGCTCGACGCTGGTCGCGGCCGTGTTTCTCGCCGATTGCGTGGTGGTCACCCATGTCGGCGACTCGCGGATGTACCGGCTGCGCGACGCCGGCCTGGAGCAGCTGACGCGCGACCACACGATGTTGCAGGAGCTGCTGGACGCCGGCATCATGACGCCCGAGGAAGCGGCGCGCTCGCAGTTCCGGGGCCTCCTCACGCGGGGGCTGGGAGTATCGGCGCTCGTCCTGCCCGACCCGGGCACCCATTCCGCCCGTGCGGGAGACCTCTTCCTGCTGTGTTCGGACGGGCTCACCGACATGCTCGACGACGACGTGATCACGCAGGCGCTGCGACCTGCCGCCGGGATGCAGGCGCCCCTCGAGGCCGCCGCGGACCGGCTCGTGGCACTGGCCAACGAACGGGGCGGGCGCGACAATATTTCCGTGATCCTGGCGCGCATGGCCGCATGA
- a CDS encoding 3',5'-cyclic-nucleotide phosphodiesterase, with translation MKLKVLGCSGGIGGAEARTTAFLADNDILIDCGTGVGDLELEALAAVDHIFVTHSHMDHIAAIPLIVDAVGEMRGVPITVYAIPEVLRILRAHVFNWLIWPDFTAIPDRRRPFLRLQPVKVGETVKLGTRTITPLPALHSVPAVAYCLDGGDGQLVYTGDTTYSPELVAAINACPRLRHLIIETAFSDEQHGLALASRHMSPGMVAGLLNDLTVEPRVHISHIKPGQRERVMAQIAAAGGRLRAEVLHQGQVIEF, from the coding sequence ATGAAGCTGAAGGTGCTGGGCTGCAGTGGAGGCATTGGCGGCGCCGAGGCCCGCACGACCGCCTTCCTGGCCGACAACGATATCCTGATCGACTGCGGCACCGGGGTCGGCGACCTGGAGCTGGAGGCGCTGGCGGCCGTCGATCACATCTTCGTCACGCACTCCCACATGGACCACATCGCGGCGATCCCGCTGATCGTCGATGCCGTCGGCGAAATGCGCGGTGTCCCGATCACCGTGTATGCGATTCCCGAGGTGCTGCGCATCCTGCGCGCGCACGTGTTCAACTGGCTGATCTGGCCCGATTTCACCGCCATCCCCGATCGGCGCCGGCCTTTCCTGCGACTGCAGCCGGTCAAGGTCGGCGAAACCGTGAAGCTCGGCACGCGCACCATCACGCCCCTGCCGGCCCTGCACAGCGTGCCGGCCGTGGCCTATTGCCTCGACGGCGGCGATGGCCAGCTCGTGTATACGGGCGACACCACGTATTCGCCCGAGCTCGTCGCGGCGATCAATGCCTGCCCCAGGCTGCGCCACCTGATCATCGAGACCGCCTTTTCCGACGAGCAGCACGGACTCGCGCTGGCGTCGCGCCACATGAGTCCGGGCATGGTGGCGGGCCTGCTCAACGATCTCACGGTCGAACCCAGGGTACATATCAGTCATATCAAGCCGGGGCAGCGTGAGCGCGTGATGGCGCAGATCGCCGCCGCAGGCGGGCGCCTGCGCGCCGAGGTGCTGCACCAGGGGCAGGTCATCGAGTTCTGA
- a CDS encoding phosphoglycolate phosphatase: MSLARFPVRAVLFDLDGTLLDTIHDLADAANLMLAEMGRPARPLEQVHSFVGKGIPNLVRRCLTEDAEAAEDEIERAVAAFRRHYAVVNGRSTRIYPGVVDTLEAMRGMALKLACVTNKAEAFTLPLLERMGLTPYFSAVVSGDTLAVKKPDPAVLHHACELLGVPSQRALMIGDSANDALAARGAGMPVLLVTYGYSEGMPVDTIECDGLLSVATGALDRIEAA, translated from the coding sequence GTGAGCCTCGCGCGCTTTCCCGTGCGGGCGGTGCTGTTCGACCTCGACGGCACGTTGCTCGACACGATCCACGACCTTGCCGACGCGGCCAACCTGATGCTCGCCGAAATGGGCCGTCCGGCGCGCCCGCTCGAACAGGTCCATTCCTTCGTCGGCAAAGGCATCCCCAACCTCGTGCGCCGCTGCCTCACCGAGGATGCCGAGGCGGCCGAGGACGAGATCGAACGCGCGGTCGCCGCGTTCCGCCGCCACTATGCCGTCGTCAATGGCCGGAGCACGCGCATCTACCCGGGCGTCGTCGACACGCTGGAGGCGATGCGGGGCATGGCGCTGAAGCTCGCCTGCGTCACGAACAAGGCCGAAGCCTTCACGCTGCCGCTGCTCGAACGCATGGGCCTGACGCCGTATTTCAGTGCGGTCGTGAGCGGCGACACGCTGGCGGTGAAGAAGCCGGACCCGGCGGTGCTGCACCATGCCTGCGAGCTGCTGGGCGTGCCGTCGCAGCGCGCGCTGATGATCGGCGATTCGGCCAACGACGCGCTCGCCGCCCGCGGCGCGGGGATGCCGGTGCTGCTCGTGACCTATGGATATAGCGAAGGCATGCCGGTGGACACCATCGAATGCGATGGGCTACTATCGGTCGCTACCGGGGCGCTCGACCGCATCGAAGCGGCATGA
- the trpD gene encoding anthranilate phosphoribosyltransferase: protein MTITAQEALQRTIEHREIFYDEMLSLMRQIMAGEISPVMTAAILTGLRVKKETIGEISAAATVMRELATKVQVKGPDQNFLDVVGTGGDGANTFNISTTTIFVAAAAGARVAKHGGRSVSSKSGAADVLDALGVKLGIAPEQVAASIEATGIGFMYAPAHHSAMANVGPVRREMGVRTLFNILGPLTNPAGAPNTLLGVFHPDLVGILARVMQRLGAKHVLVVYGMDGMDEVSLGAATMVGELKDGEIREYQIHPEDFGMAMAGTRNLQVQSAEESKSVLLGVLDNKPGPARDIVTLNAGVALYTANLAGSIADGIVRAREIIASGAARAKLEEFLAFNRQLA from the coding sequence ATGACGATTACTGCCCAGGAAGCGCTGCAGCGCACGATCGAACACCGCGAGATCTTCTACGACGAGATGCTGTCGCTGATGCGCCAGATCATGGCCGGCGAGATCTCGCCGGTGATGACCGCCGCGATCCTCACCGGCCTGCGGGTGAAGAAGGAGACGATCGGCGAGATCTCCGCCGCCGCGACCGTGATGCGCGAACTCGCGACGAAGGTGCAGGTGAAAGGGCCGGACCAGAACTTCCTCGACGTCGTCGGCACCGGCGGCGACGGCGCGAACACTTTCAACATCTCGACCACGACGATCTTCGTCGCGGCGGCAGCCGGTGCGCGCGTCGCCAAGCACGGCGGGCGCAGCGTGTCGTCGAAGAGCGGCGCTGCGGACGTGCTCGATGCGCTGGGCGTGAAGCTGGGCATCGCGCCGGAGCAGGTCGCGGCCTCGATCGAGGCGACCGGCATCGGCTTCATGTACGCGCCGGCGCACCACAGCGCGATGGCGAACGTCGGTCCGGTGCGGCGCGAGATGGGCGTGCGCACGCTGTTCAACATCCTCGGGCCGCTGACGAACCCGGCCGGCGCGCCGAACACGCTGCTCGGCGTGTTCCACCCCGACCTCGTCGGCATCCTCGCGCGCGTGATGCAGCGCCTGGGCGCGAAGCACGTGCTGGTCGTCTACGGCATGGACGGCATGGACGAAGTGAGCCTGGGCGCGGCGACGATGGTCGGCGAGCTGAAGGACGGCGAGATCCGCGAGTACCAGATCCATCCCGAGGACTTCGGCATGGCGATGGCCGGCACGCGCAACCTGCAGGTGCAGAGCGCCGAGGAATCGAAGAGCGTGCTGCTCGGCGTGCTCGACAACAAGCCGGGGCCGGCGCGCGACATCGTGACCTTGAACGCGGGCGTGGCGCTGTACACGGCCAACCTCGCGGGCTCGATCGCCGACGGCATCGTGCGGGCGCGCGAGATCATCGCGAGCGGCGCAGCGCGGGCGAAGCTCGAGGAGTTCCTCGCCTTCAACCGGCAGTTGGCGTGA
- the trpC gene encoding indole-3-glycerol phosphate synthase TrpC, whose product MSDILNKILAVKVEEVAAGKVVRPLERVRAEAEMVPAARDFVGAMRAKIAAGDAAVIAEVKKASPSKGVIRPDFVPAEIAVQYERAGAACLSVLTDRQFFQGAPEYLQAARAACALPALRKDFLVDAWQVYEARAMGADAILLIAAALDLARMQEMEAIATSLGMAVLVEVHDAAELDVALQLSTPLVGINNRNLRSFEVRLQTTLDLLPRVPAGRIVVTESGILKPQDVALMRSNAVHAFLVGEAFMRAPDPGEELRALFG is encoded by the coding sequence ATGAGCGACATCCTGAACAAGATCCTCGCTGTGAAGGTCGAGGAAGTGGCGGCGGGCAAGGTGGTGCGCCCGCTCGAGCGCGTGCGTGCGGAGGCCGAGATGGTGCCCGCCGCGCGCGATTTCGTCGGCGCGATGCGCGCGAAGATCGCTGCCGGCGACGCGGCGGTGATCGCCGAGGTCAAGAAGGCGAGCCCGTCGAAGGGCGTGATCCGGCCGGACTTCGTGCCCGCCGAGATCGCCGTGCAGTACGAGCGCGCCGGCGCGGCCTGCCTGTCGGTGCTGACCGACCGGCAGTTCTTCCAGGGCGCGCCCGAATACCTGCAGGCGGCACGGGCGGCGTGCGCGCTGCCGGCGCTGCGCAAGGACTTCCTCGTCGACGCGTGGCAGGTGTATGAGGCGCGCGCGATGGGGGCGGACGCGATCCTGCTGATCGCCGCGGCGCTGGATCTCGCGCGGATGCAGGAGATGGAGGCGATCGCGACGAGTCTCGGCATGGCGGTGCTGGTCGAGGTGCACGATGCGGCCGAGCTCGACGTCGCGCTGCAGCTCTCGACGCCGCTCGTCGGCATCAACAACCGCAACCTGCGCAGCTTCGAGGTCCGCCTGCAGACGACGCTGGACCTGCTGCCGCGCGTCCCCGCCGGACGCATCGTCGTCACCGAATCCGGCATCCTCAAGCCGCAGGACGTGGCGCTGATGCGCTCGAACGCGGTGCATGCCTTCCTCGTCGGCGAAGCCTTCATGCGGGCGCCGGACCCGGGCGAGGAGCTGCGCGCGCTGTTCGGCTGA